The genomic interval GCTTTGGTACGCCGACAGCACTTGAAGTGGAACTCGCCGGAATGGTCAACAGCGCCTTTCCTTCTATGGAACTTATGAGAATGGTAAGCTCCGGTACTGAGGCCGCGATGAGTGCAATCAGGCTTGCGAGGGGTTATACAGGAAGAGATAAGATTATAAAGTTTGAGGGGTGTTATCACGGACATGCGGACAGCCTGCTCGTAAAGGCAGGTTCAGGTGTTACGACACTCGGTATTCCTGATAGTCCCGGCGTGCCGGCTAACCTTGCGAAAAATACTATTACTGTTCCTTTTAATGACCTTGAAGCAGTGAGAAAGGTAATGGAGGCTGACGGTAATAATGTAGCATGTTTAATTGCAGAGCCTGTTCCCGGAAATATGGGTGTAGTACCTCCTGCTGAAGGATTCCTTAATGGTCTAAGGAAGATTACAACTGAGTATGGGAGCCTGCTGATTTTTGATGAGGTGATGAGCGGTTTCAGGGTTGCTTATGGAGGGGCACAGGAGTTATATGGGATTACCCCGGACCTGACCTGTCTCGGCAAAGTAATCGGAGGCGGCCTTCCTGTTGGTGCTTATGGCGGAAGGCGGGATATCATGGAAAAGATTGCCCCATTAGGGCCTGTTTATCAGGCAGGGACATTGTCCGGGAATCCAGTGGCAATGACTGCCGGTATAGAGACTTTGAAGGTATTATCTCAGCCCGGAACTTACGAACGTCTCGATTCGCTATCAGGACTGCTCTCTGATGGAATTAAAGGCGCTGCTCATGCCGCAGGTGTACCAGTTTATAATACAAGGGTTGGAAGTATGATCTGTACCTTTTTCACGGAATCACCTGTTACAGATTATGCCTCGGCAAAGAAATCAGATACAACAAGGTTTGCAAAATTTTTCATATCAATGCTGGAAGAAGGCGTATACCTTGCCCCATCCCAGTTCGAGTCAGCCTTCCTCTCAACAGCACATAATGAGTCTTATGTTGAAAAAACAATTAGTGCGGCATACAGGGCATTTAAGGCATTGTAAATAAAACCCAGGAGCAGAAGCAAGAACTAAGAAGCAAGAAGTAAAAAAAAGACAACGAAAATCCCACCCTCACCCGGACCCTCTCCCTGAGGGAGAGGGTGCTATGTTTATTCCCTCCCCTTCAAAGGGAGGTTAGGTTGCCCTAAGTATTCCCTCCCCTTCAAGGGGAGGGTTAGGGTGGGGATGGGGTTGATATTCGGATAACCATGGAACTTCTTCTTGAAATAAAGTCAATATCAAAATCATTCGGCGGTCTGAAGGCTGTTGATAAAGTTACACTGAACATTTACAAGGGTGAGATCATAAGTCTGATCGGGCCGAACGGTGCAGGTAAGACCACATTCTTTAATTGTATTACCGGAGTTGTTACACCTGATGACGGTGAGATAATATTCAAAGGTAAAAGAATCAGCAGATTTAAACCTCAC from Nitrospirota bacterium carries:
- the hemL gene encoding glutamate-1-semialdehyde 2,1-aminomutase, producing MKRDKSRVLFAEAQKLIPGGVNSPVRAFKSVGGEPVFMERGNGCLLYDVDGNEYIDYVLSWGPMIAGHAHPQVTKALIEAVSKGTSFGTPTALEVELAGMVNSAFPSMELMRMVSSGTEAAMSAIRLARGYTGRDKIIKFEGCYHGHADSLLVKAGSGVTTLGIPDSPGVPANLAKNTITVPFNDLEAVRKVMEADGNNVACLIAEPVPGNMGVVPPAEGFLNGLRKITTEYGSLLIFDEVMSGFRVAYGGAQELYGITPDLTCLGKVIGGGLPVGAYGGRRDIMEKIAPLGPVYQAGTLSGNPVAMTAGIETLKVLSQPGTYERLDSLSGLLSDGIKGAAHAAGVPVYNTRVGSMICTFFTESPVTDYASAKKSDTTRFAKFFISMLEEGVYLAPSQFESAFLSTAHNESYVEKTISAAYRAFKAL